DNA sequence from the Thunnus albacares chromosome 22, fThuAlb1.1, whole genome shotgun sequence genome:
tttctctttgtcatatttttcaCCTCCTcttaaaagtgttttcaatAAAATTGCAGACAGCAATTGagataaacctttttttaatcattatctTTTATAAATTATTATCTTATTAGGAGATCTTCAGCAAAAACGTCTTCCAGACAATCATCAGCCACACTGTCGAGGGGAAGCTCTGCCAGCGATGCCAGGACTCAGGTAGGGGTTCATTAAAAGGCTTTAAAGTTGTGGAGTCATTTTCACAGGAAACAACTATCTGTCAGCACAAtgatgagagaaaatgaaactaaTTAGAAAGTAATTGATTTAAATTGAGAACTGGGATCATatacttcttctttttctcaggaCCTTCCCTCTCTGGATCAAGTGTCAatggatgaagaggaggagggagaggagaagagtgaGAGTGGTAACTATTTATATGCGTACCTCTCTCATTCTTCATTCATCTGTCTTCTAAATGAACAATTCTCAAAGTGGAAAACTGTGAAGCAGAACTAAACttaatgattgattgattcatatggagacaataaacaaacaaatatgtgCTGATGTTAGCAAGGCTAACTTGCTAATCTGAGTCTTttatcaatatcaataaaattAAACTTATTTTATCAGTAATTTTCTCTATATTGTCAGTGACtgatataaattaaatgttagtgtatgtattttaatttaatttaaaataaaatatatccagttctattaataaaaatatcttgTAAGCTTTGTCAGAATATTAGATTTGATGAATGAAAATTTTATGTTAATGTCTTTACTacacagctgctgcaggtcACAGTGAAACCACAGAATCTTCAGAGACAAGCTCCTCACAAAGCGACATCATCGTCATTCCCCCAAGACGAAAAATAAGAAAGGTACGACTTAACTGAGGGactgagacaaacaaaaactataACACCTCTGCATcacataatgttttattgttatttatacaTGTGTGGATCTTGTATATGTTTTACTCCTACAGGTCATACTTTATTAGATGGTTACTGCTTCAGTAAAAGTTTATGTACTGAACAGATTCTCACTGTGTTTCAGGGAGACAAGCTGAGAGTCGAGATTCTGTCTCTGGTATTTGAACCATCCTCTCACGTGGCAATGGACGAGTCAGTGCAGCGTCTTTATGTGGAATATCGGCTGCTGGGTGTCCCGATGGAGACGACGGAAACACCAATGTCCCTCCGCAAACCCACAGAGGGGGAGGAGATTCACTACAACTTCACACGAGGTGAGAGTGGGTGAGTTTTGTGTGTGAGTTGTGCTATAAAGTTTTCATTTCTAAACCCCAAATCGCTCTCTTCGTCTCTCTCAGTGATCTATGTGGATGGTTCACAGTCAGCTCCTCTCAGACAGTATCTTTACACCATGCTGGAGGGCAGTGACCCCAACCAGGGCAGGTAGtgtaatttgtttatttgaatatatgttcacacattttacacatttagtgTATGTAAATAATGTATGTCTCTGCTCTTCATGGATGTCTGTAGACCCAAACCACAAAATTTTATATATGTGTCGTTGCAGGTTAAAGTTCACAGTTGTCAGTGAGCCGATGGATGATGACGAGGAGTGTGTGGACGTTGGACATGCTTTTCTGGACCTACAGGAACTGTTGCTCACAGGAAGGGATGTTATCGAACGACAAATTGACAGTAAGTGTTTGTGCCAcactttctgtgtctgtgtgtgttctttttttgtgtgtgtgtaaagaaaaaagtgcAAACTGTGTATTTCTTCTATTAATGCcactgaaatataataaaactttTGTGATTTGAAGATTGTGTCTGATACACTGCCCTCCTTCAGATTCAGATGGAGGATGCTTTTTATATTCCTGCTTGGATAATGTGTGAAACATGTAGTTTTCTtactgtctttctctgtttctttttcctccagTTGTGAGCGTGGATGAAGAGAAGGAGGTGATAGGAAGTCTCAAAGTGTCTCTGGAAGCAGAGAAAGCCTTCAGTGGTATATACAGGGAGTTTCACCAGAAACATGAGACCAAGAAAGAAGatgagacagaagaagaagaagaagaggaggaggagaaggaggaggaggaggaggaggagaaagaggcacaagaggaagagagggagaaaaagcaGATACAAGGGACAGATTATGATGAGGACAGTGACTTCTACTGAAAGCAAAAAGTATGAAATTGGGTTTATTATTCTAAGAAGTAGCCTCTTCTCCAATGTTTCCAAATAAAGAGTCATTGTGTGTAAGGCATTTGAGGCTGATCATCAAAGTCTATTTATGGATTGTATAAATGTAATGTCCAGTTCTGTCCAGCTCCCAGTTCATCCAGTACATCTTTATCATGTATCTGACTGACAATATCTTTCTCAGCACACTTGTGCAACATGTTCCTCCACCAAACTCAGAGCACAGAACTCTTTACACAAGTGTCACATGATTTTATTCTAATATTGAGGGTGACAAAAGTAGcatttgtttaaattattttagagTTTGGAGATATGAGCTGACTTTTTGTAAAGGCATTGTTCCTCTTTGAAAGGTTTCCCCTGCCGGTGATGTACTGTATGCTTGATTGATTAAACTGATGATCTTTATAGCTGTTAACTGTTAAACAGGAAGAAATTACTTGAATGGTGTGACGACACATGGAATTCTTCAACATATCTAAAATGATTGTTTAGCTCCTTGATTTACATTGCTCATGAAACTTTGGCTGCCCTGACAGCCTCTGGGATTACAGCGCCAACTATGAATCACTACATCTCCTTTGTGGCATGTCATGTATGTCCCATATTTCCCCTGAATTCCTGTCATCCCTCAGCAGCAACTctataataaaggcataaaaataatttaagaaaacaaaagagtttTATTGCAAATTCATGGTGAAGTACTACACTGCCTAAAATATTGCATTGATAATTGCAAAAGAAAACTGTTCATGTTGAGAATTGCAGTTACATATTGTGGTTAACAAACCCAACACCAACACACATTTAGGACTACACTGGCCCCATGGTAACCAACTGAAAGCCCTGcaagaaaattgaaaaagtcTGGATAATTACGTTAATTACAAAGATTGAAGAGTGTCGACCATGTTGAGTTACTGGCAAATTTAGCAATACGTTTTTAAAAGCACCAATTTGGCACTGATAGTATTGATATGACCTCTATCACCTCCTATTGGCAAACATTGGgaattgcatttatttatattaacaatttATAATTGGTTTTTAAACGTTATACATGTAATATTTGATTataattaaacttaaaaaaaaccctttaatttatctaatgtaaaaacatgtatgaaatgcaaatctaaatgtaatttatttttaggCAGCCTCGCGAGACTGTGGTTCAAAGCGCGCCCGAAAATCCAACAGCCATTAAACACCAAACTAACCTGATGGGACTCACGTGTTGACTGTCGGATTAACGACTGTCAAGTTACAGCTTTTATGTTAAAGCTACAAAATGAAAGCGCTGCCATAACCTCGGGCCTGTTTGAGTTGTCAAACTATTTTAAAAGTGGAGCCAGTGGCCAGCTGGTGAGGCCAAAGCGGGTTTGTGTGACCAAACTGATGACTTCGCTTGCCAGTAAAGTTGGCTAATTTACCGTTAATAAGCTAACGTTAAATTCAAAAACAGCAAGATATATTTAAACGGGCAGCACTGACTTTAGCTCCTGACTCCTGACACTTACAATGGTAAGTATCCATAACGCTAGTGTTAATTCAAGCTAACGCCAGCTAATTTAGCTAagtgctaatgctaattaaTTAACAGAAATGTGAGTTAAGTTACATAGATACCATTACTCGTAACGTTAATGGAGTAAGTTGTTGCCTATTGATTCCCCCTCTTGGAAGCACTTTTAAAGCCCACCTACCCCATACGTGGTGAATTTCAACTCACATAATCTGTTTATAATAACTACTGTGAAAGAAACTGAAGTGTTTGGCTTGTTGGTAACTAGAAGGAGATAATGAAGTGTGTGAGCCACCAGCAGGCCAGCCTGCTGTTCCACAACAAGTTCATTGTGGTGCTGGGAGACTCCAGTGAGTAtcaatttaaattcattttcttcttcaagTACGTGTCTTCTCtaaagaaaaatacttttaaaaaggaCCATGCATGCATCTAAAATTTACAGCAAAACCTCACTGACTTAGTCGTATGTATGAATAAATAGATGTTTTTGTGCCATTTAACAAATAAGTGTTCAGGCCTTGCCAACTTCCAACAGTCATGGATGAATCTCTGTCACCCTCTAATGGATTTGTGGTTTGTGAACATGTATCAGCTCTTTAGCCAGCCTCTTTTAATGCTCTTTCTTAATGCCACTAGTTCAGCGGTCAGTGTACAAAGACCTTGTTCTGCTGTTGCAGAAGGAGAAATATCTCACCTTAAAACAACTGAAGACCAAGGCAAGTGATAATTTATTCAGGTTTACATACTGGTAAAAGAAATGTATTAAAGAAATTCCATATTCATGACAtgagtgtttttgtctgtttttaaactGTAATCTCAAAAGTGAAATATAGCAACATTTTCCACTTTATCATGTCTCCTCCAGGGTGAGATGAGCTTTGAACAGGACTGCCTGGTAGAAGGGGGTCGTCTGAACCAAATGCACAATGGAACGGAGTACCGGGAGGTCCGGCAGTTTCGGTCCGCCCACCACTTGGTCCGTTTCTATTTTGTGACGCGCATCTACTCACGCTATATGCAGAGCATCCTAGATGACTTCCGGCACGGGTTAAAACCAGATGTGGTCATTGCCAACTCCTGTGTTTGGGATATTTCCAGGTGGAGTAACTGTGCATGGTACTAGTAATGGTACATTAGAGCAATTAGATTTGGTTCATAATGGTGTGTGAGattgagagtgtgagagagtgagagagacagacagacagaggacacGGCACTGTTTAACTAAAATATAACTTGGGTTGGCCTGAAGCTGTTCACTCAGCCTTGTGTGTTGGTGAATCTCTTTATTAATAAGCAATGTGGGTAGTACTTGACTAGGAATTTGGGAAtgaaaaatcaaagtacatTTAATGCCTCCACAGGAGCAGACACTCATTATCATTTCACAGTCTCGTAGCAAGTCCATATCAGGCAGCTAAAGCAATGAAGCATGAATTTAAATGTCCTGTGGTGAATATGAGTCATGTTTTTACTTCCAGAACTAGACATTTTAGGCTTGTAgttgttaaattatttttgtctgtatgtttattttatcagcCTATGTCTCTGTTGGGTTTTGTAGATACACTTCCTGTTGGATCGATGACTACAAGGAGAACCTTTATAGGTTCTTTGACGAGCTGAGTGGGATTCTGCCGGAGGAATCCCTGTTCATATGGAACCTCACCATGCCCCTGGGAGAGAGGATCAAAGGTGGTTTCCTGGTCCCTGAGGTACGTCATCACCAACCAACTGAATCCTAAGTAAAGGTGGGACTGCTGATTCAGAACTGTTGCACAATCTGTCTCACCTTCTTAGACATTTTACTACAGGTGTGTCCAAACAGTTGAACACTAACAGCCAAATGATAAGCATACCCATTTTAAATGCCACATCatatcacacacaaaaaccttGGCAGGCACACACGTAACACCATCTGTGTGCAACATACATCGCTAAATACCACGGCAACATAGTTTGTCTACTTACAAAGCACCCATATATCATTAATCTTTAATAGGGGATGCCGTTTTCTCATATCAGgacaattttaaataaaaaaaaaaaaaactaaaaaagacaacaagatATAAATAGGAGCCACATATacattatgtgtatatatattttttccacattatgtGATGGAGGCATTTTTTCCTCCAGAGTACTGCTGCTTTTCCACTCTTAAAGTTGTGTAATCTCTCACTGCTCCCTTTCAGATTCAATACAAGGCTCCTCAGCTGCGTTATGATGTGATTGAAGCCAACTTCTACAGCGGGGCTCTGGCTAATGGTTATGGGATGGACGTGTTGGACCTCCACTTCCAGTTCCGCTTCTCCCTGCAGCACCGCACGCAGGACGGAGTCCACTGGAACGCCCTTGCCCACCGCAGGATAACCTCCCTGCTGTCACAACATGCTGCGCAGGCCTGGGGTGTGTCCTGTCCTCTGGCTACTGTTGGTGAGGAGGAAGACTtcgtatgcacacacacacacactgtaaggCAGGACTTGTGGTTTTGGCATACTACTGTAATGGGATGgtggtgtttttctgtgtttttagaGCATGCTGTTACTGATCAGCAGCCAGCCTGTGGAAATTCTACCAGACACACAGGTAAGACCttagatgatgatgacaatgtttTGATAAGGATTATttcaattgattgattaataaaGGGCAAGCAAATGTGGggaaaataaattacaataatgGACAGTAAATTTTATATATCAATGTAATGTCCATTGTCCAGTGTCGCATTGATATTTGAGATTGAATGTTggctttgttctgtttttgtttattttggacTTCATATTAGTTTAGAATTTTAATAGTATGTACTATGAAAAGATAAAATTGTTTAGTTATTGAAAAGATCTGAGGCACTTGGGGGTGATgaatttaaaaagcctttaatacTTCATGGCTACTTACCTAGTTAAAAACATGCCAACATGTTTCAGCCATTAAGGCCTTCAACAGGGCAAGTACACACTTAAATGTATTATCCTCTAGTGCCTCGCATCTTTTCAGTAACTCTAGAGTAGTAGGATCCCCAAACTGAAGAGCACCAGAAGGATACCTTTCTACACCCAAGCCGCACTCTATGCatctgtttaattttttttttttttttttttttttttgactaagGTAAAATTGTTTTTACACATGACAGCAACACTGTTTCCGCAGTTTAGAGATTGCCTAGTCGCTGATGTTTCTCTGCTTTATCAGGACTGTTTCAAGTACAGGCTGCCACCAACTATCACTACCCTCCTCCTAGCAACTATTTTTCCATGACAGGTAATTCTTAAAACCTCTACAGAGTCAGTTGGGTTTTTTAAGGCAGTGTCCTCGATTTTATGTTTAAAAGGGAAAATACAGTTACCAAAAAAATTCAAACTAATGGTGTAAAATTGAAATATTCTGTCTCGTCTTTAGCGAAGTGTGAATACAAAATTTTGAGCACTCTGAAAAATCAACAATAAATGTCAGGTTTCTGTGTACGTCAGAGGTACATTTAAAAGACGGGAACACATCCCTATCTCTGTTATCGTCTTCTTCCCCCCTGTCCTtcactctcatctctctttcacaGAGTGGCACCCAACAAAGGGACATTACAGCGGCTACAGGGAGGAGTTCAGTAGTGATTCCCTCCCCTTTGGCTACTTGGACTTTGAGAACAACCCACAGCCACAGGCACATCGGCATGAAACC
Encoded proteins:
- the LOC122973734 gene encoding PC-esterase domain-containing protein 1A-like; the encoded protein is MKEIMKCVSHQQASLLFHNKFIVVLGDSIQRSVYKDLVLLLQKEKYLTLKQLKTKGEMSFEQDCLVEGGRLNQMHNGTEYREVRQFRSAHHLVRFYFVTRIYSRYMQSILDDFRHGLKPDVVIANSCVWDISRYTSCWIDDYKENLYRFFDELSGILPEESLFIWNLTMPLGERIKGGFLVPEIQYKAPQLRYDVIEANFYSGALANGYGMDVLDLHFQFRFSLQHRTQDGVHWNALAHRRITSLLSQHAAQAWGVSCPLATVEHAVTDQQPACGNSTRHTGLFQVQAATNYHYPPPSNYFSMTEWHPTKGHYSGYREEFSSDSLPFGYLDFENNPQPQAHRHETVRACRPSVQTQPHLPAQRHQDKHGNRNRNGFSYKPSRHFEPYNVPHQYVMRSRHTRHHYTPYTHHRPSQHARHGHYY